CAATTCGGGTTCGGGCGACGGCACGCAGGTATTTCAGACCCTTTCCAACGGTCTGGCCGATGTGCCTCCTGAGCGCGTCGGCGGTGCGATCATCATCACTGACGGCCAGATCCACGATATTCCAGAAACCGCAGGCGCCCTCGGTTTCGATGCCCCGGTGCACGGTCTGATCACCGGCCGGGTGCAGGAGCGCGACCGGCGCATCGTCCTGGACAAGGCCCCGCGCTTCGGCCTGGTTGGCTCCGAACAGACCGTCAGCCTGACCGTTGTCGACCAGGGCCAGGGCACCGGCCCCGGTGACCAGGTGCGCCTGACCGTCAAACGCGACGGCTCCGTCATTACCGAACGCATGGCCACCACGGGTGCCAAGATCGACATTCCGGTCGAGATTGCCCATGGCGGCGACAACATCTTCGAATTCGACGCCGAACCGCTCGAGGGTGAGCTGACCACACTGAACAACCGGGCTGTCGTCACCATTGACGGCATACGTGAAAACCTGCGCGTATTGCTGGTCTCCGGCTCCCCGCATGCAGGCGAGCGCACCTGGCGCAACCTGCTCAAGTCGGATGCCTCGGTCGACCTGGTCCACTTCACCATTCTACGCCCGCCTGAAAAACAGGATGGCACGCCGATCAATCAGCTGTCCCTGATCGCCTTCCCGACACGCGAGCTGTTTTCGGTCAAGATCGACGAGTTCGACCTGATCATTTTCGACCGCTATGTCCGCCGCGGTGTATTGCCTATGCTCTATTTCGACAACATCGCCCGCTATGTGCGCGATGGTGGAGCAGTGCTGCTGGCGGGTGGGCCAGATTATGCCGAAGGTGGCAGCCTCTACCGGACACCGCTGGCACCGATCCTGCCCGCACGGCCAACCGGAACCATTCTGGAACAGCCCTTCCATGCAACGCTCGCCAATCTCGGCGAACGCCATCCGGTCACACGCGGCCTGCCGGGCTCCGAACAGGACCCGCCCGCCTGGAGCCGCTGGTTCCGCGCCGTCGACACCGAACTCGATGCCGGCCAGACCCTGATGTCGGGTCCGAGCGATACGCCGCTGCTGGTTCTGAACCGGGAAGGCGAAGGCCGTGTGGCGATGCTTCTGTCCGATCATGTCTGGCTTTGGGCGCGCGGCTTTGAAGGCGGCGGCCCGCATGTGCCCCTGTTGCGCCGGCTGGCCCACTGGCTGATGCAGGAACCGGATCTGGAGGAAGAAGCACTCAACGTTTCCCTGCGGGGTCCGGAACTGGTCATTGAACGCCAGACCCTCGGCGAAACCATCGACAACGTCACCGTGGTGTCCCCCACAGGCGACAGCACGGACGTCGCGCTGACCGAACAGGAACCGGGCCTCTGGCGCGGCGGTCTTCCCGTCACCGAGACAGGGCTGTTTGCCATCTCGGAGGGCGACATGAATGCGCTTATTCATGTCGGCCCGCAGAACCCGCGGGAATACACCGACGTCCTGTCCTCGACGGAACCGCTGGCGCCACTGACCAAGGCCACCGGAGGCGCGTCGGAGCGTCTGCGGGACATTGGCGGCGATCTCAACGCGCCGCGGGTCGTCTCCATGCGCGAATCGGCCAATTATGCCGGCAATGGCTGGATAGGTCTGAAGGCGACTGAAGCCAGCGTCCTCAACGGCATTGACCGTTATCCGCTGATGATCGGCCTGTTCGGCCTTGCGCTCCTGCTCGGTGCCCTGTCACTGACCTGGTATCGCGAAGGGCGCTGACACGCTGACAAAACGAAGAAGCGAGTTACCGCATGAGTGGGCCCGTTCCGACAGATGCTGCGCAAGAACAGGAAAAAGGACGCGTTGCTCTCTGGCTGGACCCTGAAGACATGGCCTGGCTGTCGAGGATTTGCCGTTGTCCGGCAGACGCGTCGGAGAGCGAAAAGGAAAGATGCGCCCGTGTCCGGTTTCGGGCAAGAGCCGCCTTGCACAAGGCAGGACTAAGAGACTGATCCGCAGCCTGTTCCCAATCGAAGGCCCCTGCCACAATGCTCCGGATGGTTGAGGTACCCCCGTGCAGGCAACGGTGTTATTCGCTGATGATCGGCCTCTTCGGCTTCACGCTCCTGACCGGTGCACCGTCACTGAGGAGGGTCTGGATCGATGAAAACCAGGGACGAGAGCTCACGAGTGACGAAAGTGTGTTTTGACGAATTGAAGGCGCATTGGTTCTGGCGACCGATCAACAACTGTCCCGGGCGTTTCGTACTTGTCAACGAAGACCCCTGCCTTCCTCTGGTCAAACTGGTGCCAAATATCGACGAGGCAACCGATCACGAAATAGACGGGAATCGCGACAAAGTGGTCGTGCTTCCGATCGAAGGCGGGGGACTGATCAGCTATATCCGAAGCAATGGAACGGTCTTGCATACCCTGAATACCGATGCCGGCTTTATGAGAAAACTGGCTCAACTTGGCATCGAAGGCGGGAAGCCTCCGGGATAACTCGCATTTGAGCCCAGGTTAAGCTGCTGTCCGCCTAGTTTGGCTCCGTTGAAACGCGGACCCTTGTTTCCTCGTTTTCCTCGCAAAACACGACGTCTGGGCCGTCCTGAAACCGAAGCCTAAACGCACCGCCTCTCATCTCGGCTGCCACAATCGTCTTGCCCTTGAGAGGATAGGTGTCTTCCAGACGAATGAAGGTTTCTCCGTCTTCAAGCTCTTCGGACGTATCCCCTTGCCGGAATTCGTCCAGGAACAGTAATCCGGCGTCGAGAAAGCCGCGCAAGAAGTGGGTCTTCGTCTCTATCAGGAAAATGAGAACCTCGTCGCTTTCTGCAACACACAAAACCCGCAAGCTCCGGCAGGCCTGGCCGAGCAACTCCCGGACTTCGGTTTCCTCGTGCTGACGTGTTGAAAACATGGTTCTTTTGCTGCCTGTTCGGCAGGTTCTCTTCTTGCAGGCTGCGCGCTTCCGGCCAGCTCGGCTTAACCGCCAAGTTCTCCATGCACCGCACCGCTTGGCATGTCACCGTCATTCAGCAGCGCCACCAGGAGCCGTGCAGGGTCGACCGGGCCGGGCAGCGTGATCCGGCCAGGAGGCACTTGCTGGAAACCGAAAGGGCTGTAATAGGGTGCATCACCGACCAGAAGCACGACCGTGTCGCCTGCTGCGGCCGCGGCTTCCATGGCGGTGCGCATCAGCGCCTTGCCGAGGCCGCGGTTCTTGAACTCCGGTGACACGGTCAACGGCCCGAGCAGAAGGGCGTCAGCCTCGCCAATCCGGATCGGTGTCAGACGGATGGATCCGGCAACACATTCGCCGGACAAGCCAACAAAGGACAGGTCGGCCCGGTGAGGCACGTTTTCCCGCACCCTGAAGGCTGTACGCGCAAAACGGCCAGGCCCGAAGGCTTCCGCCTGCAGGGTTTCAATCGCCTCGTTGTCGGCAGTTTCTTCGGACCGGATGACCCACATCGTCTGTTTCATAATTCGAGTTCCAGCAAGCAGCTTTTTTAAAACGCGCCTGCCGGTTGGCCCGGATGAAAGGATCAGAAGGTTCCGGGATCAGGTCAGCCGCGACGGTGCGAACGAGAAAAATCTCGTCGGCTGGTTCGTCGTCGGAGTGTCAGACCTGCGGTCATGGATCCCAGTCTCGTCATGTGCCGGCGCGATCCGCCGGCAACTTCTCAAGTGACGAAAGCGGTTAGCACGCATTGCCGCGCCGGGTCCAGCGCTTTTTTGGCTGTTTCCAGGTTGGCCTCGATTGTTCACGGATCAGCAACAGTGCATTCAGTTGATTGAAATGGCGCGTTCCCGCACAACCTAACCAACGAACGCAGCACAGCAATTCAGCAAGGGAGTGCATCATGGGACTGCTCGTCGACGGTGTCTGGAAAGACCAGTGGTATGACACGAAATCCACCGGTGGCCGGTTTGTCCGCAAGGATGCCGCATTTCGCAACTGGATCACCGCGGACGGTTCCGCCGGACCGACTGGCAAGGATGGTTTCAAGGCCGAGGCAGGACGCTATCACCTGTTCGTTTCCTATGCCTGTCCCTGGGCCCACCGCACAATGATCTTCCGCAAGCTGAAGGGGCTGGAAGACAAGATCTCCCTCTCCGCGGTTCAGCCCTTGATGCTGGAAAACGGTTGGGAGTTCGCCGAGGCAGAGCCGCTTGTGGGGGCAAAATACGCCTGGCATCTCTATGCCAAGGCCGACCCGCACTATACCGGACGGGCAACCGTGCCGGTCCTCTGGGACAAGAAACAGAACACGATTGTCAGCAATGAATCGTCTGAAATCATTCGTATGTTCAACTCCGCCTTTGACGGTCTGACCGGTTCGACGCTCGACTTCTATCCGCAAGAGCTTCGCGCTGACATCGACGCCATCAACGAGCGCGTCTATCACACGGTGAACAACGGTGTTTACAAGTCCGGCTTCGCCACCAGCCAGGAAGCCTATGAAGACGCGGTCACCGCGCTTTTCGAGACCCTTGACGACCTTGAAGACCGGCTCTCCGGCCAGCGCTACCTTGTCGGCGACCGCCTGACGGAAGCCGACTGGCGCCTGTTCACGACGTTGGTGCGTTTTGATCCGGTCTATGTCGGCCACTTCAAGTGCAACATCCGCCGGATCGAGGACTACCCGAACCTCTCCAATTACCTGCGGGAGCTCTTTCAGGTGCGGGGTGTTGCCGAAACGGTCAATATGAAGACCATCAAGGAGCACTATTACGGCTCTCATGAAAGTGTGAACCCGACCAGGATCGTACCGGTTGGCCCGGACCTCGACCTGACCACACCGCATAACCGGGACC
This genomic interval from Labrenzia sp. VG12 contains the following:
- a CDS encoding glutathione S-transferase family protein, coding for MGLLVDGVWKDQWYDTKSTGGRFVRKDAAFRNWITADGSAGPTGKDGFKAEAGRYHLFVSYACPWAHRTMIFRKLKGLEDKISLSAVQPLMLENGWEFAEAEPLVGAKYAWHLYAKADPHYTGRATVPVLWDKKQNTIVSNESSEIIRMFNSAFDGLTGSTLDFYPQELRADIDAINERVYHTVNNGVYKSGFATSQEAYEDAVTALFETLDDLEDRLSGQRYLVGDRLTEADWRLFTTLVRFDPVYVGHFKCNIRRIEDYPNLSNYLRELFQVRGVAETVNMKTIKEHYYGSHESVNPTRIVPVGPDLDLTTPHNRDRFKAAA
- a CDS encoding GNAT family N-acetyltransferase; this encodes MKQTMWVIRSEETADNEAIETLQAEAFGPGRFARTAFRVRENVPHRADLSFVGLSGECVAGSIRLTPIRIGEADALLLGPLTVSPEFKNRGLGKALMRTAMEAAAAAGDTVVLLVGDAPYYSPFGFQQVPPGRITLPGPVDPARLLVALLNDGDMPSGAVHGELGG